The Salinispora tropica CNB-440 genome has a window encoding:
- a CDS encoding ComEA family DNA-binding protein, translating to MPYDEEKVVRDRLHRVLPAGELSGPGLPVAEAPAVLTRPEAPAGPLRTPPDGAEEEPVSSTQPDGERSSRVLPGPGAFDPGRRGVRALAVVAVLVVLGAGFWAWQSRPQIEPVAPVAEVTPVGPPASVGPTEAGGELVVAVAGKVRRPGLVRVPAGARVADAVQAAGGALPGVDVALFNPARKVTDGELILIGVTAPPGAAPAGGVAPGGEAGVGPGGKVNLNTASLAQLDTLPGVGPVLAQRILDHRQQHGGFRSVSDLRQVGGIGDTRYEQLKDLVTV from the coding sequence GTGCCATACGACGAGGAGAAGGTGGTCCGGGACCGCCTGCACCGAGTGCTGCCAGCGGGCGAGCTGTCCGGCCCCGGCCTGCCGGTGGCGGAGGCCCCGGCGGTGCTGACGCGACCGGAGGCGCCGGCCGGTCCGCTACGCACCCCGCCGGACGGGGCGGAGGAGGAACCGGTTTCGTCCACCCAGCCGGATGGAGAACGGTCGAGTCGGGTGTTGCCGGGGCCGGGCGCGTTCGATCCGGGGCGGCGCGGGGTACGGGCACTGGCCGTCGTCGCCGTGCTGGTGGTGCTCGGGGCGGGCTTCTGGGCGTGGCAGTCCCGGCCACAGATCGAGCCGGTCGCGCCGGTCGCAGAGGTGACGCCGGTCGGCCCGCCCGCCTCCGTCGGCCCGACGGAGGCGGGCGGTGAGCTGGTGGTGGCGGTCGCCGGTAAGGTCCGCCGGCCGGGACTTGTCCGGGTGCCGGCCGGTGCCCGGGTCGCCGACGCGGTGCAGGCGGCCGGTGGGGCGCTGCCCGGAGTCGATGTCGCTCTGTTCAATCCGGCCCGGAAGGTAACCGATGGGGAACTCATCCTGATCGGTGTCACCGCGCCACCGGGGGCAGCCCCCGCTGGCGGCGTCGCCCCCGGTGGGGAGGCGGGAGTGGGGCCCGGAGGCAAGGTCAACCTCAACACCGCCAGCCTGGCGCAGCTCGACACGTTGCCCGGAGTCGGCCCGGTGCTCGCGCAGCGCATCCTCGACCACCGTCAACAGCACGGCGGCTTCCGATCGGTCAGCGACCTGCGCCAGGTCGGTGGCATCGGCGACACCCGGTACGAGCAGCTCAAGGACTTGGTGACGGTGTGA
- a CDS encoding DegV family protein → MPVAVVTDSTAYLPPGLLAMHQLTVVPLTVVLNGVEGREGVETFPADATRALSGRRVSVNTSRPAPAQFVRAYRRLLDGGADGIVSVHLSAGLSGTVESARLAAAEFGDRVAVVDSRSCGMGIGFPALAATEAAAAGADLTAARIVAERAIARTTVYFYVDTLEFLRRGGRINAASALLGTALSVKPIMHMPDGVIVLRDRVRTASRGIARLVDLAVEAAGDADVDLALHHLAAPQRAEALQAALAARLGDCLRSTYVSEAGAVVAAHAGPGLACVVVHRRPPAGD, encoded by the coding sequence ATGCCCGTCGCGGTTGTCACCGACTCCACCGCCTACCTTCCCCCTGGGCTGCTGGCCATGCACCAGCTAACGGTGGTGCCCTTGACCGTCGTGCTCAACGGAGTGGAAGGGCGGGAGGGGGTGGAGACCTTCCCCGCCGACGCTACCCGAGCCCTGAGTGGGCGGCGGGTGTCGGTCAACACCTCCCGGCCGGCCCCCGCGCAGTTTGTGCGCGCGTACCGCCGGCTTCTCGACGGTGGTGCCGACGGCATCGTCTCGGTGCATCTGTCCGCAGGGCTCTCCGGCACTGTCGAGTCCGCGCGCCTGGCCGCCGCGGAGTTCGGCGACCGAGTGGCGGTGGTGGACAGCCGCTCCTGCGGCATGGGCATCGGATTTCCCGCGCTGGCTGCTACCGAGGCCGCGGCGGCCGGTGCCGACCTGACCGCGGCTCGTATCGTTGCCGAGCGGGCCATAGCGCGGACCACCGTCTACTTCTACGTCGACACGCTGGAGTTCCTCCGTCGGGGTGGCCGGATCAACGCCGCCTCGGCGTTGCTCGGCACTGCTCTCTCAGTGAAGCCGATCATGCACATGCCAGACGGCGTGATCGTCCTCCGGGACCGGGTGCGCACCGCCAGCCGGGGCATCGCCCGTCTGGTAGACCTCGCTGTCGAGGCCGCCGGGGATGCCGATGTTGACCTGGCTCTGCACCATCTCGCGGCACCGCAGCGCGCCGAGGCACTCCAGGCGGCGTTGGCCGCGCGGCTCGGTGACTGCCTGCGGAGCACCTACGTCTCGGAGGCCGGTGCGGTGGTCGCCGCGCATGCGGGGCCCGGCCTGGCCTGCGTGGTCGTGCATCGCCGTCCGCCAGCCGGAGACTGA
- a CDS encoding histidine phosphatase family protein, producing MTRLIVWRHGNTDWNASGRVQGQTDVSLNDLGRDQARAAAQLLAAFHPDAIFASDLRRAADTAAALAALTGLSVHTDARLRERHFGPWQGLRLTEAADQYPDEYARWRAGDPDPGAGIETLDDLGKRLGVAFQEAADTVVGGTVVVATHAGGARQGIGQLLGWEPAVLRTIDSLRNCHWTELWHDELRGWRLRAHNIGPRDDAESA from the coding sequence ATGACTCGGCTGATTGTCTGGCGGCACGGCAACACGGACTGGAACGCCAGCGGCCGCGTGCAGGGGCAGACCGACGTCTCCCTGAACGACCTCGGCCGGGATCAGGCACGTGCTGCCGCTCAGCTGCTCGCCGCGTTCCACCCCGACGCGATCTTCGCCAGTGACCTGCGGCGGGCAGCTGACACGGCCGCTGCTCTGGCCGCCCTGACCGGGCTGTCGGTCCACACCGACGCACGGCTACGGGAACGGCACTTCGGGCCCTGGCAGGGGCTGCGGCTCACCGAGGCGGCCGACCAGTACCCGGACGAGTACGCCCGCTGGCGGGCCGGTGACCCGGACCCAGGAGCCGGCATCGAGACCCTGGACGACCTCGGTAAGCGGCTGGGTGTCGCGTTCCAGGAGGCCGCCGACACCGTCGTCGGTGGGACGGTGGTGGTCGCCACCCATGCTGGTGGCGCGCGACAGGGCATCGGTCAGCTACTCGGCTGGGAGCCCGCCGTGCTGCGTACGATCGACTCGTTGCGCAACTGCCACTGGACCGAGCTGTGGCACGACGAGCTACGGGGCTGGCGTCTGCGGGCACACAACATTGGGCCCCGTGACGACGCCGAATCCGCTTGA
- the rsfS gene encoding ribosome silencing factor, which produces MTVSERAHELATAAAQAAADKRAQDIVIIDVGEQLAITDAFLLAAAPNERQVLAIVDAIEERLLQLPEKAKPVRREGERGGRWVLLDYVDIVVHVQHSEEREFYALDRLWKDCPQIPFVDRDLAAAEPGAVE; this is translated from the coding sequence GTGACAGTTTCCGAACGCGCACACGAGCTGGCGACCGCCGCCGCCCAGGCTGCCGCCGACAAGAGAGCGCAGGACATCGTCATCATCGATGTGGGTGAGCAGCTCGCCATCACCGACGCGTTCCTGCTCGCCGCCGCCCCGAACGAGCGTCAGGTGCTCGCCATCGTCGACGCGATCGAGGAGCGCCTGCTCCAGCTGCCGGAGAAGGCCAAGCCGGTCCGGCGTGAGGGAGAGCGGGGCGGTCGTTGGGTGCTGCTCGACTACGTGGACATCGTCGTGCACGTCCAGCACTCTGAGGAGCGCGAGTTCTACGCATTGGACCGGCTCTGGAAGGACTGCCCACAGATTCCCTTCGTTGACCGCGATCTCGCCGCCGCTGAGCCCGGCGCGGTCGAATGA
- the nadD gene encoding nicotinate-nucleotide adenylyltransferase: protein MEEDIRRVGIMGGTFDPIHHGHLVAASEVADRFGLDEVIFVPTGQPWQKADEPVSPAEDRYLMTVIATASNPRFQVSRVDIDRSGPTYTIDTLRDLRAVCGAKVQLFFITGADALEKILSWKDLDEAFELAHFIGVTRPGFRLSDAHLPADTVSLVQVPAMAISSTDCRARVSRSAPLWYLVPDGVVQYIAKRRLYQQ, encoded by the coding sequence GTGGAGGAAGACATCCGGCGGGTCGGGATCATGGGCGGCACATTTGACCCGATCCACCACGGGCACCTGGTCGCGGCGAGCGAGGTGGCCGACCGTTTCGGGCTGGACGAGGTCATCTTCGTCCCCACCGGGCAGCCGTGGCAGAAGGCGGATGAGCCGGTCAGCCCCGCCGAGGACCGATACCTGATGACGGTCATCGCCACCGCCTCCAACCCTCGTTTCCAGGTCAGTCGGGTCGATATCGACCGCAGTGGCCCCACCTACACCATCGACACGCTGCGTGACCTGCGGGCGGTGTGCGGTGCCAAGGTGCAGCTCTTCTTCATCACCGGCGCGGACGCGTTGGAGAAGATCCTCTCCTGGAAGGACCTGGACGAGGCCTTCGAGCTGGCCCACTTCATCGGGGTGACCCGGCCCGGCTTCAGGTTGTCCGACGCGCACCTGCCCGCCGACACGGTAAGCCTGGTGCAGGTGCCCGCGATGGCGATCTCCTCCACCGACTGCCGTGCTCGGGTCTCCCGGAGCGCACCGTTGTGGTACCTGGTGCCCGACGGTGTGGTGCAGTACATCGCAAAACGGCGTCTCTACCAGCAGTGA
- the pepN gene encoding aminopeptidase N, with protein sequence MPSLTRVEATARAAAISVESYQVDLDVTGDERFRSQVTIRFRATPGSRTFVECRPQTLCSVRINDTDLDPAMLVDNRLPLTGLAERNTLTIEAEMGYTNTGEGMHRFVDPADGETYLYAMSFLDQAQRIFAAFDQPDLKAPVTLTVTAPEHWTVAANGVLAASPRPGRWEFAPTVPLATYLVSLIAGPWYVHRDEHDGIPLGVWCRRSLAAHLDSEIDEILTITKQCLDRYHQLFAQRYPFGKYDQAFVPEFNAGAMENPGLVTIRDDYVFRSAVTDSEREWRASTIAHEMAHMWFGDLVTMRWWDDLWLNESFAEYMATRVTAEATRFDRGWTTFAMRRKIWGYAADQRPSTHPVAPAEVTDAAQGLLNFDGISYAKGAAVLRQLVAWLGDEDFLAGLNAYFAEHRFGNATLEDLLASLTTASGRDLTGWARCWLRTAQVNTLRTKVSVDVDGRYTEVALVQSAPDSHPVLRPHRVGLARYAADGTVEHRLVDLEPSVDGGRTVLADLAGQRAAQLLLPNAGDLTFAKIRLDPASADAVPLLLPRLADSLARALLWGAELDAVTDGERPVTELVQLIATALLAETEVVIVEDVVAISRSLIDRYLAPSAREAALALVSVATGQLLATAPPGGSLQLAAARGWVAATGDVDRLAGWLAGQVGPPGLAIDAELRWAVLGRLVALGGAGAAEIAAEAAADPSATGGERAARCRAALPDPAAKQAAWKIIVADTESSNRVVEATAEGFWQPEQATLTAPYVGRYLADMPAASRLRTPRMAERIAELAFPRYAVAQSTREGVAELLARRDLTRGLRRAVIDADDDLRRALVARTAVAAVDA encoded by the coding sequence ATGCCGAGCCTTACCCGCGTAGAGGCGACCGCGCGTGCCGCGGCGATTTCCGTCGAGTCCTATCAGGTGGACCTCGACGTGACCGGCGACGAACGGTTTCGTTCGCAGGTCACCATCCGGTTCCGGGCGACCCCCGGCTCCCGGACGTTCGTCGAATGCCGGCCGCAGACGCTGTGCTCGGTCCGCATCAACGACACCGACCTTGACCCCGCCATGCTGGTCGACAACCGGCTGCCCCTGACCGGCCTCGCCGAGCGGAACACGCTGACGATCGAGGCGGAGATGGGGTACACCAATACCGGCGAGGGCATGCACCGCTTTGTCGACCCGGCCGACGGGGAGACCTACCTGTACGCCATGTCCTTCCTCGACCAGGCCCAGCGCATCTTCGCCGCGTTCGACCAACCCGACCTCAAGGCCCCGGTCACCCTTACGGTAACCGCCCCCGAGCACTGGACCGTCGCCGCGAACGGTGTGCTGGCTGCCTCCCCGCGTCCAGGCCGGTGGGAGTTCGCCCCGACCGTACCGTTGGCCACGTACCTCGTCTCGCTGATCGCCGGGCCCTGGTACGTCCACCGGGACGAGCATGACGGCATCCCGCTCGGCGTCTGGTGCCGCCGGTCGCTCGCAGCGCACCTGGACTCGGAGATCGACGAAATTCTCACGATCACGAAGCAGTGCCTGGACCGGTACCACCAGCTCTTTGCGCAGCGGTACCCGTTCGGTAAGTACGACCAGGCGTTCGTGCCGGAGTTCAACGCCGGAGCCATGGAGAATCCGGGGCTGGTGACGATCCGGGACGACTACGTCTTCCGATCCGCGGTCACCGACAGCGAGCGCGAGTGGCGGGCCAGCACCATCGCGCACGAGATGGCCCATATGTGGTTCGGGGACCTGGTCACCATGCGGTGGTGGGACGATCTGTGGTTGAACGAGTCGTTCGCCGAGTACATGGCCACCCGAGTGACCGCGGAGGCCACCCGTTTCGATCGGGGTTGGACGACCTTCGCGATGCGGCGCAAGATCTGGGGGTACGCGGCCGACCAGCGCCCGTCCACCCACCCGGTGGCCCCGGCGGAGGTGACCGACGCCGCCCAGGGCCTGCTCAACTTCGACGGCATTTCGTACGCGAAGGGTGCCGCGGTGCTGCGCCAGCTCGTGGCCTGGCTCGGCGACGAGGACTTCCTGGCCGGGCTGAACGCGTACTTCGCCGAGCACCGGTTCGGCAATGCCACCCTGGAAGATCTGCTGGCCAGCCTGACCACGGCCAGCGGGCGCGACCTGACCGGCTGGGCCCGGTGCTGGTTGCGTACCGCGCAGGTCAACACGCTGCGTACGAAGGTGTCGGTCGATGTCGATGGTCGGTACACCGAGGTGGCCCTGGTGCAGAGCGCACCGGATTCCCATCCGGTGCTGCGCCCGCACCGGGTTGGCCTCGCCCGGTATGCCGCCGACGGCACGGTGGAGCACCGGCTGGTAGATCTTGAGCCGTCCGTCGACGGTGGTCGCACGGTGCTCGCCGACCTGGCCGGGCAGCGGGCCGCCCAGCTGCTGCTGCCGAACGCCGGCGACCTGACCTTCGCCAAGATCCGGCTGGATCCGGCCTCGGCGGACGCGGTGCCGCTGCTGCTGCCCCGCCTGGCCGATTCGCTCGCGCGGGCGCTGCTCTGGGGAGCCGAACTGGACGCCGTCACCGATGGGGAACGGCCGGTGACGGAGCTGGTGCAGCTGATCGCCACCGCGCTACTGGCCGAGACCGAGGTGGTGATCGTCGAGGATGTGGTCGCGATCAGCCGATCGCTGATCGACCGCTACCTCGCCCCGTCCGCCCGCGAGGCGGCCCTCGCTCTGGTCTCGGTGGCCACCGGGCAGCTGCTGGCCACCGCGCCGCCCGGTGGTTCGCTTCAGCTTGCCGCGGCCCGGGGATGGGTGGCCGCGACCGGCGACGTGGACCGGTTGGCTGGCTGGCTGGCCGGCCAGGTCGGGCCGCCGGGTCTCGCGATCGACGCGGAGCTGCGGTGGGCGGTGCTGGGGCGGCTGGTGGCGCTGGGTGGGGCCGGCGCGGCGGAGATCGCCGCCGAGGCGGCGGCCGACCCGAGCGCCACCGGTGGCGAGCGGGCCGCCCGTTGTCGTGCGGCCCTGCCCGACCCGGCGGCCAAACAGGCCGCCTGGAAGATCATCGTGGCGGATACCGAAAGCTCAAACCGCGTGGTCGAGGCCACCGCAGAGGGCTTCTGGCAGCCGGAGCAGGCGACGCTGACCGCTCCGTACGTGGGGCGCTACCTTGCCGACATGCCGGCCGCCTCGCGACTGCGTACCCCCCGGATGGCGGAGCGGATCGCGGAGCTGGCGTTCCCGCGCTATGCCGTCGCGCAGAGCACCCGGGAGGGCGTCGCGGAGCTGCTCGCCCGGAGGGATCTCACCCGGGGCCTTCGTCGGGCGGTGATCGACGCGGACGACGATCTGCGCCGGGCACTGGTCGCCCGGACCGCCGTCGCGGCGGTTGACGCCTGA
- a CDS encoding DUF397 domain-containing protein — MTTHPKGDFDLSRAVWQRAEGDTSEAAVEVAFVDDLIGMRNSAEPDGPVLVFTQAEWDAFVAGAQDGEFDLD; from the coding sequence ATGACGACGCACCCCAAGGGCGACTTCGATCTCTCGCGGGCCGTCTGGCAGCGGGCCGAGGGCGACACCTCCGAGGCCGCCGTCGAGGTCGCGTTCGTTGACGACCTGATCGGCATGCGCAACTCCGCCGAGCCGGATGGACCGGTACTCGTGTTCACCCAGGCCGAGTGGGACGCCTTCGTTGCCGGCGCCCAGGACGGCGAGTTCGACCTGGACTGA
- a CDS encoding DUF4383 domain-containing protein, protein MAEHAQVRTRTGLQTAALTVAVIFLLLGVLGFVPGITTDYGELRFAGPDSGAKLFGLFQVSFLHNILLLGSGLAGLMLARRVGGARVFLTVGGALTLGLWLYGFAIDRESSANVIPVNEADNWLHLGVGFAMLVLGLLLSNQKGTGGQLDTPLDRP, encoded by the coding sequence ATGGCAGAGCACGCACAGGTGCGGACGAGGACAGGGCTCCAAACCGCGGCCCTCACCGTGGCGGTGATCTTTCTCCTGCTGGGAGTGCTCGGGTTCGTGCCGGGGATCACCACCGACTATGGCGAGCTGCGGTTCGCCGGACCCGACTCCGGGGCGAAGCTGTTTGGCCTGTTCCAGGTCTCGTTCCTGCACAACATCCTGCTTCTGGGCTCCGGTCTGGCCGGCCTGATGCTGGCCCGGCGGGTGGGCGGGGCGCGGGTCTTCCTCACTGTGGGTGGCGCCCTCACCCTCGGCCTGTGGCTCTATGGGTTCGCCATCGACCGGGAGAGCTCAGCCAACGTGATCCCGGTGAACGAGGCCGACAACTGGCTACACCTCGGGGTCGGCTTCGCGATGCTCGTACTCGGCCTGCTCCTGTCCAACCAGAAAGGCACCGGCGGCCAGCTCGACACCCCCTTGGACCGGCCCTGA
- the obgE gene encoding GTPase ObgE, protein MTTFVDRVVLHLQAGDGGHGCVSVHREKFKPFGGPDGGNGGHGGSVSLVVDPQVHTLLDFHFRPHVKAANGRGGAGSNRDGANGANLVLKVPNGTVVQSGDGTVLADLVGVGTTFEVARGGRGGRGNASLANARRKAPGFAELGEPGDQIDVVLELKSVADVGLVGYPSAGKSSLISVISAAKPKIADYPFTTLVPNLGVVRVDNHTFTVADVPGLIPGAATGKGLGLEFLRHIERCAVLLHVVDTAALETERDPVADIDAIEAELVAYGGLVDRPRLVALNKVDVPDGRDLAEIVRPDLEARGFRVFEVSAATRAGLKELMYAMGELVTAARAAAPPAEPTRIVIRPKAVDDAGFTVEAAPGGTWVVRGTRPERWVRQTNFDNEEAVGYLADRLARLGVEEKLGKAGAQAGDLVRIGEREFDWQPTLYTEFVPGVRGGDQRLAEKSERPSATERLAARKARRQRPEDEAEADEPVGDGEE, encoded by the coding sequence GTGACGACGTTCGTTGACCGGGTCGTCCTACACCTGCAGGCCGGCGACGGCGGGCACGGCTGTGTCTCGGTCCACCGGGAGAAGTTCAAGCCGTTCGGCGGTCCGGACGGGGGCAACGGTGGGCATGGCGGCAGCGTCTCGCTGGTGGTTGACCCGCAGGTGCACACGTTGCTCGACTTCCACTTCCGGCCGCACGTCAAGGCCGCCAACGGTCGGGGCGGGGCCGGATCGAACCGGGACGGCGCGAACGGCGCCAACCTGGTCCTCAAGGTTCCCAACGGCACTGTGGTGCAGTCCGGCGACGGTACGGTGCTCGCCGACCTGGTAGGTGTCGGGACGACCTTCGAGGTGGCCCGAGGCGGCCGAGGCGGCCGGGGGAACGCCTCGCTGGCCAACGCCCGCCGCAAGGCGCCCGGCTTCGCCGAACTGGGCGAGCCCGGCGACCAGATAGACGTGGTGCTGGAGCTGAAGAGCGTCGCCGACGTTGGTCTGGTCGGCTATCCGTCCGCGGGTAAGTCGTCGCTGATCTCGGTGATCTCCGCCGCGAAGCCGAAGATCGCTGACTACCCGTTCACCACCCTGGTGCCGAACCTCGGCGTGGTCCGGGTGGACAACCACACCTTCACCGTCGCGGACGTACCCGGCCTGATTCCGGGAGCGGCCACCGGCAAGGGGCTCGGCCTGGAGTTCCTTCGGCACATCGAGCGCTGTGCGGTACTCCTGCACGTCGTCGACACCGCGGCCCTGGAGACAGAGCGCGATCCGGTGGCCGACATCGATGCCATCGAGGCGGAACTGGTCGCGTACGGTGGGCTGGTTGATCGGCCGCGCCTGGTCGCGCTCAACAAGGTCGACGTACCGGACGGGCGGGACCTGGCCGAGATTGTCCGGCCGGACCTGGAGGCCCGCGGCTTCCGTGTCTTCGAGGTCTCGGCGGCCACCCGGGCCGGGCTCAAGGAACTCATGTACGCCATGGGCGAGTTGGTGACGGCGGCGCGTGCGGCGGCACCGCCGGCAGAGCCCACCCGGATCGTGATCCGGCCCAAGGCGGTCGACGACGCAGGCTTCACCGTGGAGGCTGCGCCGGGTGGCACCTGGGTGGTGCGGGGAACCCGCCCTGAACGGTGGGTTCGGCAGACGAACTTCGACAACGAGGAGGCGGTCGGCTACCTGGCTGACCGACTGGCCCGCCTCGGCGTCGAGGAGAAGCTCGGCAAGGCCGGTGCGCAGGCGGGCGACCTGGTCCGGATCGGCGAACGCGAGTTCGACTGGCAGCCGACGCTGTACACCGAGTTCGTCCCCGGGGTCCGCGGTGGTGACCAGCGGCTTGCTGAGAAGTCCGAGCGGCCGTCGGCCACCGAGCGGCTGGCGGCCCGCAAGGCCCGGCGGCAGCGCCCGGAGGACGAGGCCGAAGCCGACGAGCCGGTCGGCGACGGCGAGGAGTGA
- the rpmA gene encoding 50S ribosomal protein L27, with protein MAHKKGASSSRNGRDSAAQRLGVKRFGGQLVSAGEIIIRQRGTKFHPGDLVGRGGDDTLFALAAGSVQFGTKRGRKTVSIVPQQ; from the coding sequence ATGGCTCACAAAAAGGGTGCGTCCAGCTCGCGTAACGGTCGTGACTCTGCGGCCCAGCGGCTCGGCGTGAAGCGCTTCGGTGGTCAGCTCGTTAGCGCGGGCGAGATCATCATCCGCCAGCGTGGCACGAAGTTCCACCCGGGTGACCTGGTCGGCCGGGGCGGGGACGACACGCTCTTCGCGTTGGCCGCCGGTTCGGTCCAGTTCGGTACCAAGCGCGGTCGCAAGACCGTCAGCATCGTTCCGCAGCAGTAG
- the rplU gene encoding 50S ribosomal protein L21 gives MYAIVKTGGKQYKVAEGDVIEVEKLAGTPGDAVQLAAVLLVDGDDLVTDAAKLAKVEVSGEIAAHTKGPKIRIHKFKNKTGYHKRQGHRQPLTQVKVTGISSGK, from the coding sequence ATGTACGCGATCGTCAAGACCGGCGGCAAGCAGTACAAGGTCGCCGAGGGCGACGTGATCGAGGTCGAGAAGCTCGCCGGTACCCCCGGTGACGCGGTGCAGCTCGCCGCGGTGCTCCTCGTCGACGGTGACGACCTGGTGACCGACGCGGCGAAGCTTGCCAAGGTCGAGGTGTCCGGTGAGATCGCCGCGCACACCAAGGGCCCGAAGATCCGGATCCACAAGTTCAAGAACAAGACCGGCTACCACAAGCGCCAGGGTCACCGTCAGCCGTTGACCCAGGTGAAGGTGACCGGCATCTCCAGCGGGAAGTAG